The Lolium rigidum isolate FL_2022 chromosome 2, APGP_CSIRO_Lrig_0.1, whole genome shotgun sequence genomic interval TCCGAAGCCGAGATCGAACAAAACGGAAGCATCCACCTCGCCAGAAACGCTACGCAACTCGGCGCTCTGTTGTATTCTATCCTTTCCTCCACCTCTCGTTACCCAGCCAGCTCCTATCCTACACTCCTCTCCCGCGCGCCCACCACCTGTTCGACCCCAACACACACGCACTACACATTCCAATTCGCCGCGCACGATGGCAACGACCATGGCGCCAccgtccacctccacctcctccgtcctcttcctccgccgcctcccctccccgGCCACCCGCGGCCTCGGCGGGCCACTCCCGCCCCGCGCCCCGCGCCTCCGCACCGCGCGcctgcaggtctccctcaccagcgacgtctcctcctcctccgacgtggccgcggaggaggccgagcACGCGCCCAAGATCGGCAGGCGCGTGCGCGTCACGGCGCCGCTCCGCGTCTACCACGTCGTCAAGGCGCCCGACCTGGACGTGCAGGGCCTGGAGGGCGTCATCAAGCAGTACGTGGGCGTCTGGAAGGGCAAGCGCATCACCGCCAACTTCCCCTTCAAGGTCGAGTTCCAGGTCGCCGTCGACACCCAGCCCAAGCCCGTCAAGCTCTTCGTCCACCTGCGGGAGGACGAGTTCGAGTACATCGATTGACAACACCTCTTTCATCAATCATCACCTGTACATGGCCCAAGTAAGCGGAGCGCCTTCCTTATGTACTGCAATAACGATGGCCGCAGTGTAGCCAGCCGTGTGTATATTGTTGTTCCGGTGTGCGGTGAGAGACTGAAAAGGATTAAAAGGCTGAAGAGGGTAGGGATTAGGAACTCATGGGAAGCAAGTTGATTGCTTGCTTCTTCTGCCCTTGTTCCTGCCCCCACTTCGACATCTATTTTTCTCAGATGTGGGGAATTGTTCCGATGATGATCCATAGCTATAACATAATAGCGATAATTTTGCTGTTCCTTGTTGCCTATGCTTATAGCTAGTTTGGTGATTGTTCCAAGAACTTCCCTTTATCTGATTGGTATATGTGTTATTGTTGCTACTAGGAATACATGTCTTTTTTTCTATGAATCTAGGCTTTTTATAATTAAGACAGCACATATTTTTTTTGCGTTTACGAGGGAAGTCCGGTTAGGGAACAAGTATCTTGGCAGTACGAGAAGCATTTGGAGTAAAATACTACATACAGGAATTTTCCCTCCGTTCCCTTTTACTTCACAGAAAGACCTATTGAACTTGAATGCTAAATTTCGTCTGAATTCGGACGATCTATGTTATTGTTATGCTGAATCCTCGGAACTGCCAAATTATTACAAGAACATTCTGATACATAAAGCACAACTTGTGACTTGTAGAGTGAACAAACTGCCAAGACTCTTGGCAGATCTTGGTTAATCCTAACATCTATTAGCTTCCAACTTCCATTCATCCACAGTATATAGTTTTCTATGCAGTGGAATGTTCAGAGTAATCTCATGGATTTTTTTTTATATTAGCTCATACTTCCATATTGAACAACTATGTAAACTATTTAAAATAGCACACAGGACAGATTTACATCAATATCTTCTAAGTGAAATATATACAGCCTACTTCATCTGATTATAAACTAATCCTGAGGCACCCTACCACTTAGTGGCTTATAGAGAGAAGACAGCCTGAAGGTACCGAACAGAGGATAGGCCTCAAAGCTGGTGGGCAGAGTGGCCGCTCACACTGCTAGCTAGCAGGATGGTGCTTTATTTACTAACCTAACCCTTGTGTACCAAGTAGTATTTTTTTAGCAATCAGATGTAAGGATCGCTGCTCCTGGTTATAAAAAATATCTTTCATGTTCTAGGATGTGCACGTAACCTAACCGCGTTTATAAATTACAttactttaaaaaaaaatctgacatctTGTATATTCTAAGTCGGTATGGTCCACAAGGGtacatttgaacaattttattaAGTGTATAGTTTCGTTAGTTGTATATAGAATCAATCAAATGGACTAAGTAAATATAGGAGTTATTGATGGTAATATCTATTTCCCCAACACATTGATATTATAGAGCTAACATTTTCCAGTACCCACAAATTATATTACAGCAAAAAGAGTGCTTTGGATTTGTTCATGGTGTAAGTGTTCGAACACCAAATCTGAACCTTCTGGTTATCTAATGCTACCATAAAATGCTATCTGGCAACACAATATGGTGGAGGTTATTTGGAAGTTGCCAGCATACCTACAACTACAACAAGATTCCTTTGATTCGTCAACACCGTTTGTTAATAACTCAAAATATGGCCTCAATAAAGGATTGGATTTGCAGAACTTTCTGGTTAAGATGTTAATGTTGAATGCGCCGAAGTTTTATTTTAGCATCTTGGGTTGTGCAGAACTGATAAATGTGCTGAGTTCTGGCATTTAAACTTGTTCATGTGGTTTTCGTAACATTCAAGAAAATTACCATTCTATACAAAAAAAAATGCTGTTTAAGCTTGAGCATAGTGAAGGAAAAGAGAGCCAAAACAAAGTTAATACCTTGCTTTGGTTGATTTGCTTAATTTCATCTCATAAACATAGTAATTAGTCAGCACCATCTGTTCCAGAAAATCATAGTCACTAGGAGTATATGGATTTTGCTGAAGGAATAATGCAGAGTGTGGCAAACTGGCAATCAAACTTCAGGTTGTATATTTATCATGCCCTTAGATTCTGAGGTGCTATGTAATTGTCTGACGACCATCCCACTATCAGGTATCATTCATTTTGTATAGAAGTTTGAGTTTAATTGGCTGCAGCACGTACATTGACAGTCCATCCTCTGTGCAGTAGGGCTCGCAGTCACGACTCATACAGCGAGAAATAATTCATACCATTATGCACCTCGGCATGGTTTTCAGTCTCATGATGCTCCTGTACACTAGATGGCATTGTAGATAGAATTTCTGACAGATACAAAGGATCTCAGTATTGCTCATATCTTCATGATAAGCAGGTCTCAGTGTATCAATTTATTTTGCAGAGATTCATAATCTGCTGCATCCTCTGTTTACTTTTATTTTCAGTGTGAAAATAGTATGATAAGTTTTCTTCTCATTGAATCTGAATATCTATCATAACCGTAACTTATAAGTAGATACATTGAGCTCCAACTCTTCTGAACTTCCGTTCTCCTTTACCCCAAAGTTACCCCTAAGGTCTTGCTGGCTCAGTTGTTATTCTGTTAATCTCATCTAAGCTTCAAATAATATGCTTTTGTTTCAAAATAATCTATCCTATATTTTTTTCTGGTGGGGTTAGCCAGGTCAACAAATACGGTAATACCTACAGCAGCAGTGTTCCTTAACTCTGAACATCTGCGTTTGTTGACACCTTTAGCATAGCATAAGGTGTGCCATTGCGCACCCGGCTTAACTGAGGTAAATCTGTCATGGATTTCCATGAGTAAATCTTGAGACCATGAGGCATAAGTTCGCTTTCTTTTGGTTAGTCTGAAGTGAACAGTCACTTTCTGTTGGGTCTGTTCCTTCTGTTTTTACCTTTTGCGTTTCATT includes:
- the LOC124687555 gene encoding ferredoxin-thioredoxin reductase, variable chain-like, giving the protein MATTMAPPSTSTSSVLFLRRLPSPATRGLGGPLPPRAPRLRTARLQVSLTSDVSSSSDVAAEEAEHAPKIGRRVRVTAPLRVYHVVKAPDLDVQGLEGVIKQYVGVWKGKRITANFPFKVEFQVAVDTQPKPVKLFVHLREDEFEYID